The Gossypium raimondii isolate GPD5lz chromosome 2, ASM2569854v1, whole genome shotgun sequence genome segment ttgtgcttccgaccgttgatctaatagaagccgtatatatTTAAGAGatgtaggtaatcgagcataacttgccgaatggttccacctaatcaaataaatttttagcattcggttatattttaaatctacgtaataattgtaaaatctaatataaaatttacctcgttatgagtgagaatgtataCGAGTgatccactcgaggacgtaaaaatagaaagcaaaaccgtgcccatgactgcagtagtgataGGTAACCTCTGATTTTCGCTTTATTCGGTCGCGTCGCCTCGCACATCTCCcggtacaatgttgccaacacggcagatccccaactaaattcaccagctgctttaaaatcaacgagtttcagcagccatcttagatgtacaaggttccgtgacaagtccgacatcagataacctccaattatctgaagaatgtatgctcGAGCAGATTGGATTCTTTCCAGTTCGGTAGAATCATCATCCGGctccgggaatgtgtctcgtaaccagcccatctcgatccgacctccgttaatattgtttgaaatatcgcccaaaagctcgtagcatacCGCTCCCCAATCACCAAATTGAACAGACCCAGTGACTGCGTACttgtccaccggcaatcccaattgtaaATTTACATCTTCTAAATTGATAGTGCATTCTCCACAtgaaagatggaatgtgtgcgtctcgggtcttcgcctctcaatcaacgcactgatgagtttcgggtccaacttgcatccccggcctaccgtcgccacgtgccaaaaacccgcttcccgcaggtaattctctaccaacggtgattgatgaccatgcatattacggatatagcattgcaatatccgatctacagacttttataagaaataataaaataaaaattatttaaaaattataagaaatttctaataaaattaaaattatttaaaattgcataaatcaaaaaaatcttaaataatatttaaaaattaaatttaacacttaccattttcatttgtcgacggatatgtgcttgttatcgagacgaattaattctccggccattactaacacgatcaaatttttatgatttaaaaaaattcaaaaaaataaaattaaagctttttttaaaataattaaaaaaattaaaggttttttaaagaggaaattgagagaaaattgagaggaatttgagagaaatttgaaaggaatttgagaggaatttgagagaatattggagagaaattgagagaaaggatttaggtgtaaaaaaatgaaagggggttttatagttttttttgacTGTTGGGGGGtcaccaacggtcaaaaaagtAGCCGTTGCTACTTATCACGCGTGGACAAAGCGCTTtcttgaggaagcgttttcctgCTTCGTCACCTGacaacgcgctgacgtggaAGCGTTTTTGGGGAAATAGGGCCATTctggtaattaattttttacctggcccatttcagtaattaaaaaaaaaggacttttttttgtattttgccCTAAAAATTGCGTGTttgatcttttttattttaattttattcactttgttTGTTGTTTAATCAAGTTTATCCCCtacaatgaaatttaattttatggattaaaataaaaaatttaaagtataaaggttgaaagtaaaaaaaaaaaaaaaaaagtgttaaattgaacatttaaataATTGGGAAGAATTACAATCATTATGGGTCTATTTAACCAAGGGGTCTAAATCCTTGTCTACTCCCTTGAGCTACGTTTCCAAAGAGAAAGTGTGGTTGGCTTAATGATTCCAacactttaaattttagttcaaaGGTTTGCTTTCAAACTAAACAATTGGGTaacctttctttttcaaaaGATGGCACACTTAAGCACTAAGCCCTTGATTAGagtttgatttatttcatttcaaccatttttttattttacttcgtTTTCTCCATTTCTTATTGATTTAACAACAATTCAAAAGGTAGCATAGCCTTATATTTGGggaataaaatgtatatttttgatatgatgttataatgtaaaaaacatatatttaaattatatccaaatttattaatattataataaataaaatatataaacttaaattataataaaaatactaaaaagaaaatttccttCATAATACTCCTACCACCATAATTTTTAGGTCTTAGGTGCCCAAATTATACTTGTTATACTCCTATCTTGACTTGGGCAAGTGAGAATTTGGGAAGCAACTAGAGAGACAAATACAAATGGCCCTCCGCCTTATATTGTCCAAATGGCTACTCAATGACCAGCCATTCGCATGCCCCTTACCACTCGTGGGGAGATCATCCATCCTTAGCTACCTAGTTGAACCCTCTATGGGACAACTGAGGTCTAACAACCTCGTACTACCTCATTAAATGGAATATCAGAGCCGTACAGTGGCGGAGTTAGGGGACTGGCAAGGGCCTCGAcccccctaaaataaaaattttcatttaggctatttataatttataaaattttaaattagtaatggtaaaattacactttgacccctcaaaatgataaaaaaattgatttagtcctttaaaaattataaagatatagattattaaaatagtgaaattgtatttttaccatcgtaaaaatatacaatttaatttcgggcccctcaaaaaattttctggcTCCGCCACTGGAGCTATACACGACAAGGAACCTTATCCTTAGATTTTTGGTGACATAATGTAGCTAGGAAGGAGACGCCTCGCATATAAATATCCTAGGGCACGACATAGAGAGGTGTCCTTCCTCTTTCTTAGTAACCCTGGATTACAACAGCACATGTCCTCCTACTCATTCTCCTCATCTCCTGTTTCTACTTTTCCTCCTTAAGAATTTCGGCTTTTTGCCTATCACAGGTGAATTAACCTTCTTGTCACCACCGCCATCTCCTTGTATGTTACCCATGCTGATATCCAATATCAAtaatactttaaatatataaattatattttagataaTAAAATCACGTACAAATGTAAACATTACAAATTGAAGTATATAATGCTATGCATTCTAATGGGTGTTAAGGAATAATAGCTAGGAGCCAACATTACATTTGCAAAATCTAAAAGCTATAAAATTTGGCATTTTAACTTGGATTAAAGTTCtaatttaataagataatttagtttgaaaagtttcttattttattgttatttacttGAAATTATGGTAACATAGCTTAAAATAGTTGTATAAATGCTGATTGATGTTAACCCAAACACTGGTACCATTAAAGTAGTCAAGTAGACAAAAACAAATAGAACCTCCACAAAACAATGACAACCCTTTTagtgttgattttgatttgaagtAAAAAAGGTGACAAATTGAGATTAAGGCCAGGCACATGCACATGCACATGCACATGCACATGCAATTGTGTATATTCAAATCAGTGAATTAACCCGTAGGAGGAGGGTGAGGCTGTAACGTTGTTATTGTCGTTTCTTTGTTATTCTCTGCTCAAAAACATCATCCACCCAACACCTACCAAATCAATTAATATTGGAAGGAAActctttccttttgtttttcctcCATTCTCCCTCCTGCCAAACACAATCAGACAATACTGCAGTGATGGTGATACTTAGCTTCTCTTCTCCTACttactaaaaaatataatctaaacAGGTAAATTCTTCTTCGGCTTGTCAGTTTGATTTTGTATCGAATAAATCTAGGTTTATTCAATTCGGATTTAAGTTGATTTGGATTTACGCGGTTTGAGTTTAAAAGTCTGGGTCATTATAcatttgaattgataatttaCTCAAGACCATATTTTTTAGTTCAAATCGATCGATATAGGTTTTCGAGTTTTAGTCCAAATTTACAGGTGTAAAACAATCCCATATCTATCCTCTTAGTACTGCCCCACGCCCTTCTCTCTTTCATTCCCTTCAAAAGTACCAAAGAGGGGGAAGAAGTAATCCAGCCATCTGTATACACACATGTACAAATgcaaaatgaaactaaaatatttggaattaaaagctttaaaattaaacaattttacaAACGTAGAGAATCAAGCTAACAACTTGACAGCTCCTCTTTTGCTTGCATTTGTATGTCTATCAATACCCAAAACAAGGGAAAGAAGTTTTAcgagaaaaataataaagttacaGCTACATATCAAGGGAATTACATACAACCCCTTTCGCTAGGTTGTTTcctcaaaaagaaaagaagaatgcAAAACATGCGATTATTCTGTTGACTAATGACCTTTCCGAGTTGTGTATAGGAAGTTGTATTTTTAAGGCAGTGGTATTATGTATGCTTAATCCTTCATATTGCAATCAAATTTTGTTTCCTAGAACTTCGAAAAGTTTTATGTAATCTTCTGTGTTTCTTTTCCCCAGACATTGATGATCCTTACACAAGGAGAAGCAATGTTTACTATATCTTGTCTGCGCATTGTCCTGTTCTTCGATCATGACATTTTGGCTCTGGCAAACAATATTCCAGCAAATAAACCTGGAAGAAGCATGCATTGATCGAACATAAGATGAAAATCTGAGTGTAGGCATTTTGTTCATAGTAAATGCGGGGTCAAGTCATTTCATTACCAAAAAGTATGCTGAACATGTTTGGTACACTGAGTGGAACTTTGAACAGCATGAGTCCGGCTATAGAGATGGGAACCTTGTTCAAGGAACCTACAAGACTGAAACAAGGATATGATGTCAGTGTTATTGTCATGTAGTCATCACATTCAGGCACGAACGAAGGATATACTGCACAATACATGATTAAAAAGATTAGAGCAGCATGGGAATTGGAGACTAATATACTACGACATCTATAGACACAAGTAATATGAAAACTATAATGTACTCCATATCAAGCATTACTCGAAAAGAAATCTCTGCTAGAAGAATGGATTAACACAGATAGCACTTATTTGCTTTGTTAACAAAGTACACAAATGTTCCCTGAAAGTAGATTGATATCTAATTATATATACGAGCATAAAGATTATCAGTGGTTCATAAATTTCCAAGAGCCACTCTTTCTAACAATAAGTAAGAGGCATAGGCCTTTCGAGGAGTAGCTGTGTAACACTATCGAGTTTAATCATACACAAAACTAAATACCTGTAAGTGGTTGGTCCAGTTTGATGCAAAAACCACATGGATGTGAAGCTAATGGCAAGTCCAAGCAACCCACTAGCTGTTGCAACAACCCAAAACACTGGCAATTTAATCACATTGCTGGAAAATCAAAACGGCAATTGTCAGAATGCGAAAGATGATATTTCCATGATGGAGAACTTATATAACTGTGACAAACTGTAATTTAAGGTGTTTACGCACGTAGTTATTACATATTCCCATTCATTCAAAACGAAAATCAGGAAGATTGCAAAGGGCAGAGACAACAAATTATTCAGTAAAACCATGGACATGTTATTAAGTGATCCTGATTTGGTTGCCTGCTTAGCTTTATCCATGACAAGCCGCAAAGTAAGCTGTCACAAATTGCAAATGTAGCTCATTAGgtaatcataaaagtacaaatagaTTTGCACAAAAACCATACTTCCCATAGTCTAAGCTAGAGATGACAGATCTCAAAATCATGAGTTgactaaataaagaaaatattcaagGCATACCGAATAGGCAGCTGTTAAGATGCAATTCAAAATCTGCCATGTATACCCTTTGGCATCAAATGAGAGATCTGTAATACCACCAGTGACAGCAGAGATAATCTGCAGCAAAATGACAGTCTttgtaatcaaaattttaaaagttttgaaaaaagggaaaatttgcATTCATCACTGTGAGAGAGTGACTTTTTTCAGGGGAGTTCATATTTGTTGAAGAGTTTTGACTTTGATTTGTGTTCCCCAAACAAAATCAACAGTAAGAACTGctgaaaaagaatttttttttaacttctaACCGGATATTTTCCCACTATTAACTTTTAAGATTCTGAGAACAAATCAGTACTCAAGGTGGTTCCTGCTCCTTGAACAAGAGAAGCAAACAATTTCTGGAGACAGTAGCATACAGTTCATACAGAAGTAGAGAATTAGTTTTCCTGAATCAGATAACCACAAGTAGTAAATTTACCATCATAAACATTGCCGTCCACACTTTCTGATTTTGATGCTTTCGGAAAACATAATATTCTCCAATTGCTGTTAAAATATTCGTCATGTTCTTTAGGATGGTCACCATTGCtatatttatgtatttcaaACTGAAATGAAAAACACAGAAAATTGAGAGTTGGAGTCCACTTTACTTCACTTTTTGGGTAAATAATATATGAGGAATGCGCTGGAGGTGCAGTCTGTAACATACCTATACATTCCCGACACAAGCATGCCAACAAAGATTATATTTACAGGGAGCCAAACCCTGATCAGCTTCCAATTCAGCTTTTCGACTGAAACTGCTCCACACAGTCCCAATATGGCAACAACTACACAACTTATCAGATTCTGCAGTGCAATAcaggaaaaagaatgaaattccACCCTCACAAATTTTTAACAGTTCGCATAAAATGAGGCATTGAAAGGTGGTCACAGATAGGACTAATGTTCAAAGATGCTAAGAATTCTGCATGCTTTTCAGTTTCATTTTAAAGACATAATACAGCTGAGAGAAACTTGCTTATGATACTCATGACAAGACATTTTGCTTACTTCAAATGCTATAAAGCTATTGAGGTGTAGTTACATACCTGATAAAACATCAATGATATTCCTgcattaaaattataacttgagAGAACAACTTTATTCAGTAATATCATGCTGCACGAAGAAATGCAGTATGCTGTTCCGGATATAAGAGGTCCAGATCTTCTTCCAATTACATGTGCATGTTTTTCACTCCGATCAAATGGAAGATTGAAACTGTCACCAATTGCTGCTTTATTCCCTTTAAATAACCTGATGAAAGAGTGATATATACATCAAATTGACCCGACAAAACTCACTTTTAAAGTGGAAAATTTGATCATATAGTTCTGAATGATCATATTACTTTATACAACATGAATGCAAACAAATTAGTTAGTAGTTTAGTACTGTATATACATTAGGAGAAATCcagaaactcaaaattttaaatatggaaAAAGCAACAACTTGATCTCCGATCAAAATTCTTTGTCAAGCAGAGGTAATCGaagtttaaaatattcaaagacAATAGGACAAGGAGTATATCAACTGTGATCATTGGCTCATCTCATTGTTGTGCAATTCATAACCAGCCAATTTCTTGTCTTTCAAGCTTGGACATGTAGTGTATATAAATTAGATTCGtattgaaatcaaattaataaaacaaacatacattaCAACGAAGCACACATAAAAAGATAGAACTCATAGagatgaatgaaaaataaaccGTTAGAAGTCGAAACTTGTTGGTAAATCTACCTATCAGTCAGTGTTCCATTCTCAACATTTGTGGTGATACTGCCAAGTGACCTCTGCCCTTGCTTATGGATGCCATTTAGGATCTCATATACTCTATTAACCTTTTCATCTGAAGTCACTTTCTCATTCCAAGAGCTTAATTCTGATTCCTCAGAATCACGGCAAACAACCTCATCTAACTTGATACTCGACATGTCACTGACCTGCAtatgagaaaaaagaaacatgAGATTTGGAACTATCAGCTCCAAATTGCCATTGCCAAAACTTCAAATGAGAACTTGCCAAGGAAGTGAAAGAATTCTAATTTCTAAAGCATGAAAACAAGCTAGTAGACAACTTCAATGAAGCAATAATGCCACAAGTAGAAGCTTTCGAAGCAAATTATATTGTTATCTCTATCCATATTCAGATTCATAAGTTGTGAATTTGAGAAACAAGAAGTTGCCCTGCTTTTGTCACTCTAATTTTGACCatcccaaaaaaagaaaaaaaattgccaCTAAGGGAAATTTAAAGCAATATAGTCAATTCAATTGAAAACCCTTGTCAGCAATGCCAAGATTTTATCAAACATTTGgcaaacataaaaacaaaattaaaaaatttaaacataaccCAAGGATTTGAAGAAATTACCAATTTGATTGGTTCCCTTCAAGCTTCAAATTCAGTAACCTCCCACCCTGTCAGGTTATAGAGGGGGAAAAATGAAAGGATGAGAGTCCAATCAAAGGCGTTGGAAATGAAAGAGGAAACTGAACCGGCAGAGGCAAAGGAACATGCAAAAGACGTGAAAACTGAATGTGAAAAACTCTTTTGAAATGGCACGCAAAGgggaagaaaaatgagagatCCAGAAGTATGGAGAAAGACAAGTTTGAAGTATAAAACTTTAAATGCGTAGTGGAATGAGCGTGAAAAAAGCGAAATGGAGAGCGAGATTCCAGGCAAGTAAGGGAATTTGAATAATGGATCTTGGAGCAACTCCCGAGGTTGCCACAAAGTCAAATGTTGTCTGAATTTCGCCATTGTAAACTGAACAAGCAACTCAGTCCTCTTTTTCCGATTATggatttatttgtattttaattcaAGGGTTGAAGGTGTTGGGTGACAGACACATGGATTCCCCTCTTTTGATGAGTTTCCAGCGGAATATATGCCTTTCTTTTTGGTACGAAAATGGAGGACTTTAAAGCCCATCAACAAACTAATTTGAGCTTTAATGCTTCATCTTTTTGCCCCGAAGAAAAAAGCCCTAAACTTGGAGTAGCGACGTTATAGCATTGGACGCCCAAAGTGATGAGattcattcataaaaaaaacaagttaccAAGCAATACAAAGCCCATGAGTTGAGCCCAACTAAACAAATAGGTTCTCAAAGAACCTTAGTAGAACGCTTCTGTCATGCATggggaagagaagaaaaatgctCCGAGAAACAAACGAAGGTTACTGTAATTGGGCATGCCTCTAGTGGAAGCAATGCCACTGTGAAACCTTAAAAAAGACGTTGACAACCACCACAGGATCGACAAGGACACCAAATGGAGAAGCCAAAGCCAAGCACTGGCAAGACAACCACCACAAGCAGATCTTGTGCAATGACACCGTGACAGCTGGACTTCAAAACAGTGCCAAAGAAGAAGCAAAGTTTGTCAAATGCAAGGCCTTACCAAAGACAAGAGGGATAAACAACCAAACATGGGAGAACCTATGGAGCAAATAGACAACAACCTCTCACCAACGATCACAAACCGTTAGAAAGGAGGATAGATCTTGAAATCATTATGCTGAatg includes the following:
- the LOC105788719 gene encoding GDP-mannose transporter GONST2, which produces MSSIKLDEVVCRDSEESELSSWNEKVTSDEKVNRVYEILNGIHKQGQRSLGSITTNVENGTLTDRLFKGNKAAIGDSFNLPFDRSEKHAHVIGRRSGPLISGTAYCISSCSMILLNKVVLSSYNFNAGISLMFYQNLISCVVVAILGLCGAVSVEKLNWKLIRVWLPVNIIFVGMLVSGMYSLKYINIAMVTILKNMTNILTAIGEYYVFRKHQNQKVWTAMFMMIISAVTGGITDLSFDAKGYTWQILNCILTAAYSLTLRLVMDKAKQATKSGSLNNMSMVLLNNLLSLPFAIFLIFVLNEWEYVITTNVIKLPVFWVVATASGLLGLAISFTSMWFLHQTGPTTYSLVGSLNKVPISIAGLMLFKVPLSVPNMFSILFGLFAGILFARAKMS